The Montipora foliosa isolate CH-2021 chromosome 6, ASM3666993v2, whole genome shotgun sequence genome includes the window aatacatggaatagaagttagaaatcggcttcgtttttgcggagattttTAGTcaatctgctaaaatgctattttaaacatagctttattatccttgttgctgcaGAACGCCACACATAgtattttaaatcatcactccacctattcttattccggaataaggtcaATGGAACGCACTCTAAAAGAGGAGCGAGGAAACAGGGATGGGAGAGCGAAATGCAAACTGATGCCAACTCTTCGGTGAGGAAAAGAAATATTGCAAAATGTTTATTGCATTACACGCAGCGCAAAGGGAGTATTCGAAGAAAGACAGTTCGCAACGAACTGCGAACCAAATAGCGGCACAATATATAAGTATTTTGCCGATAATCAGCCCAAATTAAAGCTTTCCtctctcaggggcacccaacgagaatatagttcaaaaccacttaaacatagcattgtgaaacgtattttagtatggAAACGAgcttaaacggtagatataggcatatttttatcccctaaaaatttttcatctgttcggactTCCTAGCTGAAAGCCTACTGATCCGAAAAACTTAccctttcgaaaatttcagccagaaaaaaggctcccaaaaattctaggtgacctttttggggtaaaaatcagtttaaaatgggtaattataccatttttcagatgttcgaaaatcctagtagaggcaggcaagcaagaaattttacaacaaatgttccgaaaattctagatctcaaatcgtcttccgaacagatattttccgaaaattgacgctgGGTGCCCCTGCTCTCTGTACCCGACTTCTCTCTTTTACTTTCTGGTCTTCCGTCGTTTCGCGTCCAAGTGAGGGGAAAGGATTTTTGCGCAAGCTGCCATTTAAGAAAGATAAAAGGACACTGCCAACAGGGTAATTATTTAAAACAATTGTCTTAATATAGTCAGGAGTGACACTCGTGTCTAAATTAAATTGCTGTTGTATCATAAATCCCCCTCCCCCATAGCGTTTGGCAGTCCGGATTTTACCCCAGGGTTACTTCAAcggaattcgaacccatgacctttgcGATGCCAGTGTAAtgtagcctgcgtggcaggcctCAGAAGGGGAGGGAAAGGGTCAAAAGAAGCGCgcgggggggggggtagggagGGAGGAAGGCTCGTTTTTGCCCCAGTTCCCTCCACTTCGgacgcctgccacgcaggctaggTGTAATGCTGTACCAACTGAGATATAAAGGCTCTCAGTTggagccgcctgaatttttcatgtatcTACTTAAAGAGGCAGTTGCTTAAATTCTCCAAATAAGAGTGAGGATCACTTTTATCCTTACTAAATAATACTGTCCAGTTTTCATTTAATCCGTCTGAATGAGAGCTGATGGCAAAATGAGTGTTGTGGATTGTATGACAGTGGTCTATCCAGCGCTGACTTACTGAAGGTGCAAAAAACTAAGCTTCGTCAGAGCCTACCTTCTCGTAAACACGTAACGAACCGTGATTGTGTTTCGCACTTTGTGTCTCTGACATTACCCAGTGAGAACTTAAGGGTTTTCGTTATTTGCGAAAAGTCTCTTTTaaaataccgtaaaattccgatagtaacgccccccccccccccccacgaaAGTaaccctcccccctcccccttgcCGAAAGTAACGATCCCCTCGAAAGTATCGGCTACCCGAAAGTAAGGGGGgccgttactttcggaattctACGGTTTGTCTTTTAGACGTAAGTGTGTATGTTTATGTTTAGAATTTCAGGAAATCCCTTCCAATGAGGCAACGGCAAGGAAGTTGTACCAAAACTTCCTTGGTCGTCAAACCAGAAAGCTTTACAAAAGACAGATCAGTCTTGGAAACTACTTTGATGGAATCATCGTGCTTGATTCTTCAAGTTCTGTTAGTAAAGGAGCATTCGCCAGAGGTTTGATGGCTTTGCAAGATCTCGTTAGAAAATCCCGCAACGACACGAATTATGCAGCCATTACGTTCGCAACCCGAGGGACAATCCAATTCAACTTCACCCAGAGCTTTGAGACGGCGCAAAAACTTCGAGAGCTCAAGCGTACTGGTGGAAAAACGAACACACAGGATGCGCTTAAACTTTGCCAGGAAATGTTTGTTGGGGATGAATATGGCGCCCGTCAAGGCAGTTTTCGTCGAATTATCGTCTTGACAGACGGTCAGTCCAATATAAAGAGCGAACAAACCGTTCGAAGAGCCTTTGAGCTGAAGGTTTTGGGCATTGAGGTGTTTGTGATTGCTGTAGGAGAGTATTTGGAAGGTATTCAGGAGATGGTACAAATGGCTAGTTCGACTGATTCTCATATGTTCCGTGTATTAAGTATGACGAATCTGGTTGATGTCGTGAGGCTTGTGCCCAATCGTGGACAAAAATCATGGTTCGACGAGACCTTCAGTGGAGTATCATTACTGGGAGACGGAGAGGACGCTGGTCCTTTGCGGGGAAGAATCTAAAAATTCTAGTTTGTCGCTTTTAATCATCGTGCGAAAGCTATCGCAAGATAAAGGTTACGTTTAATCGGCATTTTTTAATGATATAGTTTAGGTCAACGAATCTATCTTTCCATCATAAGGAACGTGGATTTATTCAAGCCTGACGAACCTATACTAccgtttgaagaacgaggcatgtaaataaattatatgCAAGTAAgctggccgggtattctgcattTTAACTGATTCTATTTGTGGAGAGCATGTTCCGAACTTTACAACCTAATTTTCCTCGTTTGGTTTCAAATAAGCAAATATGTCACTCCGTACTACAGATATTAAAGCTCTTGGTTTAATTTGATGTGTGCTCCTCGTATTTCAAATTCATTAAGTAATTGCCATGAAATTTGATTAACCTATTTGAATCCACGATTACATTCTTTTAAATTCCCGCACAATAGAACACAAAATAATAACGAAAGAGGGGTGTCGTCCGGTCGATTTAGAGGAACTTACAGAACTGAGATCAAATCTCAAAGGGACAAATATCCCAGTTCCCAGTTCATCCCTTCAGGCTTTACTACCTAAATGAATGGTAGTTGTGTTGCAGAATACTCCGAATTAGTTGATCACAAGGAGAGCACTCCTTCAGAATCCTTGCTTCATGG containing:
- the LOC138007470 gene encoding integrin alpha-1-like; the protein is MQKNNSDTMALLTDFVLLVLVISGFEGRISFANKLIREDDYYQKFQEIPSNEATARKLYQNFLGRQTRKLYKRQISLGNYFDGIIVLDSSSSVSKGAFARGLMALQDLVRKSRNDTNYAAITFATRGTIQFNFTQSFETAQKLRELKRTGGKTNTQDALKLCQEMFVGDEYGARQGSFRRIIVLTDGQSNIKSEQTVRRAFELKVLGIEVFVIAVGEYLEGIQEMVQMASSTDSHMFRVLSMTNLVDVVRLVPNRGQKSWFDETFSGVSLLGDGEDAGPLRGRI